The DNA region ACCCGGGCGGCCCACAGCAGCTCATCCTCTTCACCAAGATTCCGTCATTCTAGCACAACTGAGCGGCTAGCCCGAGTGGCCTCAAGTTTAGCCCGGACGAAACGGATAGCACTAGGCGACAATagtgtcagagaatcgtaacctcctatcagagaataactgtcatTCTCCAGGGAATATGCAGTGGTCTATCATTTCCTAAGAATGGAACCTTCTTTCAACTAATGGGAGGGCAACACGTGTCCTCTTTCATTTGACAGGCTCTGACACTCGACATATATTCTCTGATATCAGTCAAACTCCAGAGGTACGTATCGTCGTATAAAAAGGGAAGTCCTATCCCTTGAGCAGGCACGTGCACATTCACACTCATCTTCTACAGTTCTTTTTTTCTtggtacactgttcttctgggggaAAAATacttgatttgagcgtcggagagccagCGCTGGGGGCTTTTCCCTAGTTTTTGGTCTCTAACGcttcgtgtgcttgtctgagtgtgcgcaaagCCTAAGTACCACCAGTTTTATCACCACTGTCCTGGAGTTCCACGTGGGGATCCATTTTTCTAGTGCACATACGTTAAGTGTGTCAAAGTTACCTCTCCGTTAACACCAGCACCATATCAGCCGACATTCGTCTAACTCAGATTCCAGATAGGATCACCCAATGAAATACTCTAACTACAAACACTTTCTCAACTTattatttagttttaaaataataattattttaaacattaaaatattgaattagtctaatttgaaCAAGCTCGGCGAGCCATCGAGCCAGTATTAAATGGGCTAGAAATCGACTCAAATATTAAATGAGTCGACTCGAGCTTGGCTCAATCTCAATCAACTCCGATCTCGAATCGAACTTTGACTCCGATCTCGAATCGAACTTTGACTGAACTGGTCACGAGCGGCTTGAGTGACTTGACTCAACTCATTTGCACCCTTAGTTACAAcagtattaatattttattttaattttatttaattgaggatgataatctaattaaaataatattttcaattaTAAAACAAACGAAGGAACTTCATAAAACTCATTATAGGTAAAATCTGAACATAATGTAGAAACAATTGTTACAGCGTATAAAAGCCGGTTGCTAATTACGTCatcatttaagaaaaatattcaaaTCCTACATCAGCTAATTCAGTCGGCTATGATTCATACCCTAAAATGcagtttagaaaaataaaattagtcTAGATATGCATTAAACATATTCTAGGTAGTTTATGCACATTTGATGTCAATTAGAAAAGAACCATTTATACGTATTAGTTAAATAATGGAcgtccttttatttttatttttcttttgaaactttAAATGTACAAACTTTATTGGGTTAATTATGGAGCTAGATTCGTCTACGAGTAAATGTAGAGTATAGTTTATGCACGCTGAGAAGAGTTCACTGTTAGATCATACTTCTTAGAGAAGCATAATTGGAGATGGAGATGGAGTATAACAGAAGGTCCAATATCATTATTCGAATATCACGGATATAAGACGGATTCTAgaatttgaatatatatatatatatatatatattcaaagtCTAGAATCCGTCTTATTGTTTTTATCATCGCATCGTGCCCGGGTCTTTAAAGAAACAGAAAGAGACTCATAAATATAAAGTTGCTAAGTCTTTGTCACGATATCTGATCTCATCAATGTTAGGATTGAAATTCATGTGAGAAGTTGGACGGAGAAGGTAAAGATGTCTCCATGGCTTTGGTTAGGTGATGgaagtattatttttatatataaattgtcTTAAAATTCCTAATAACAAACCTAACTTACTCTTTAAACCAACTCCTTAATATAACTTTCTCACACCATGCATATAACTTTTTCTTTACTTCAACTCTTTAATATAAACCAATTTATCTAATTATCTTtttttatacaaaaaaaaaaaatcaaaatgagatataatttcttttaaattcaACCCCATTTaactaaaatataatatattttctatccaattgggtacaacttttttttttttccacttgaccaatcgattcaaagCTCATATCAATTGATCGACTATTGGTATGACTCCTAATTGATTGATCAGGTGGAAAAAAAGTCATATTcaattagatagaaaatatacCCGTTCTAGTTaaatggtactgaatttaggagaaattatatctcattttaaattttttatacctataaaaaaaaatgagggcTTCTGTTCCCTCACTCATGACAAATTCATCGATTGTCAATcgttaaaaaatatactatattctagttaaatgatgttgaatttaagaggaattatatctcattttacatcttttatacctaaaaaaataagaacaataagataaatcaatatgcattagggagttgaagcaaaaatAAATTTGCATGAAAGAAGTGAGAACAAattactctcaatcgattagTCAGGTGAAAAAGAGTCATGTTTAATTGGAtataaaatatactcgattttaattaaatgatactgaatttaagaaaaattatatctCATTCTTAAACTTTTtgaacttataaaaaataatgaaggCTTTTGTTCCCTTATAACAAGCTGATTGAATGTCGGTCGATTCTCAATCAATCGGAACTATCcaattgatagaaaatatattaaattttagttaaatattattgaattaaaaaaattatatatgattttaaatgttttcatttaaaataataaaaataattagataAATCGATTTGTattacaagtaaaaaaaaaagtttatcaTGTTGTCTgacaattagaattttttttttacggAAAATTAGGTTTGCTATAGTATAGGATAATTTACCATTTTATTATTTGACCTAAGTCAAATCAGGTTCATTTGGTCTTAAGGAAAAAAGCTAGAGTTGTCAGACGGACTAATCCGTAGCAGGATGAGTTGATCTGTGGTGGACTAATCATATGACGGGACAGGAAGGGTCGACCCGTCAACTTAACAAGTTGAGAAATTTCCAATCCAACCCAATCTAAGGTGAGTTACAGATTTGACGTGTCAACCCGCGGAtccatcaattttttaaaaaaatatttcatattttcaacgttttacttcgaaaagatttcatatttttaaataaaaatgaacACAAACGAATATTTACGTGggatgaaaaataatatttttattttaaaattataacaaagaaagataataaattaatataaaacttAACTTCCATatgtttctcaacccgcgggtCAACTCAAGCTCGTCGTGGACCAACCCACACGAGTCACAGGCCCAGGTGAGTCGGCCCATGGTGGACTtaggttgataaaattttaacccaatctatttaaattatttgatgGAATGAGTCAATCCAACGGACGCAGAACTAGAAAAAACAAAAAGTGAGTaatatggaaaattaaataaataagaataATATTAGTGCCCTTTTGAAAAGAATTGCCTGCTGTATTGATAATGCTCGCCCTGCTGTACAAATGATGCTGCTTTTAGCAGAAGCGTCGACAGCGTGAAGGAGCGAGTACGGCAGCAATTGCTTCCTCCGCACTGCCCAACCTccgcaccaccaccaccaccagatTTGGTGTTGGTGGTGCGGTTGGTGAGCCAATGCCGCCTATAAAACCAATTCCACTTCCTAGTCCTCCTCCACCATCTCCTTCCTTTCCAATTCCTACACCCCAATCTTGCAGTCGTCGCCGGCCATGGGCTCCATCGCCGCCGCCGAGTGGCAGTTGACGCCGGAGGAGGACGAGGCGGCTTGCATGTACGCCATGCAGCTCGCTAGCGCGTCCATCCCTCCCATGACCCTCAAGGCCGCCATCGAGCTCGGCCTCCTCGAGATCCTCGCCAAGGCCGGCCCCGCCGCGAAGCTCTCCGCCGCCGATGTCACCGCCCAGCTGCCGACCCACAACCCCCACGCCCCCGCCATGATCGACCGCATCCTCCGTCTCCTCGCCGCCTACGGTGTCGTCACCTGCGTTGTATCTGACGCCGACGGCAGCCCTACACGCACTTACGGCGCTGCGCCAGTCTGCAAGTACCTCACCAAGAACGAGGACGGCGTCTCCATGGCCGCACTCGCCCTCATGAATCAGGACAAAGTCCTCATGGAGAGCTGGTGAGTCGTAACGATTCGCGCTCGCCCTCTAACCGTTCGACGAACTGACGCGGCGAGCGCAATCAACAGGTACCACCTCAAGGACGCCGTGCTGGACGGCGGCATCCCCTTCAACAGGGCCTACGGCATGACGGCGTTCGAGTACCACGGCACTGACCCGCGGTTCAACGCCGTGTTCAACGAGGGCATGAAGAACCACTCCATCATCCTCACCAAGAAGCTCCTCCAGACCTACAGCGGCTTAGACGACATCAACGTCCTCGTCGACGTCGGCGGTGGCATCGGCGCCACCCTCTACATGATCACCTCCGTGCACCCCAACATCAAGGGCGTCAACTTCGACCTCCCCCACGTCATCTCCGAAGCACCACCTTTTCCAGGTCCATTCTCAGCTGAAGGTCCATTCTCAT from Zingiber officinale cultivar Zhangliang chromosome 4B, Zo_v1.1, whole genome shotgun sequence includes:
- the LOC121975876 gene encoding tricetin 3',4',5'-O-trimethyltransferase-like → MGSIAAAEWQLTPEEDEAACMYAMQLASASIPPMTLKAAIELGLLEILAKAGPAAKLSAADVTAQLPTHNPHAPAMIDRILRLLAAYGVVTCVVSDADGSPTRTYGAAPVCKYLTKNEDGVSMAALALMNQDKVLMESWYHLKDAVLDGGIPFNRAYGMTAFEYHGTDPRFNAVFNEGMKNHSIILTKKLLQTYSGLDDINVLVDVGGGIGATLYMITSVHPNIKGVNFDLPHVISEAPPFPGVEHVGGDMFAAVPSADAILMKWILHDWSDEHCAKLLKNCYSALPASGKVIVVECVLPAVPEPTLKAQGVFHIDLIMLAHNPGGKERTEREFESLAKEAGFGEFKATYIFANTWVLEFTK